In Bacillus sp. SM2101, the following are encoded in one genomic region:
- a CDS encoding CotD family spore coat protein, translating into MQPRPIVQPPIVHPTKCCVQHHYCTFIVPHIHPSHVQHVNHVLYQHQHYYPQTESVVNEVSNQQFNCGR; encoded by the coding sequence ATGCAACCTAGACCAATTGTACAGCCACCGATTGTTCATCCAACAAAATGCTGTGTCCAACATCACTATTGCACATTTATTGTCCCGCACATTCATCCTAGTCACGTACAGCATGTAAATCATGTATTGTATCAGCATCAACATTATTATCCACAAACAGAGTCTGTAGTCAATGAAGTTTCTAATCAACAATTTAATTGTGGAAGATAA
- a CDS encoding ribonuclease H-like domain-containing protein — MLQVVLFMSIKNKLNLYKKHLVNESEKNSQSSKTDDHTIPFLEQWTSFSANPYFFDDQYCLIREVSYPIGYKHGQHSFAELHEVIEMWQSHHIQHPLSAKNKQPHDLFFFDTETTGLGGGVGNTIFLLGYARVFQDEVKIRQHFLPAPGNEVALYQSFLTNVDYTTLVTYNGKAFDWPQVKTRHTLIKESVPKLPEFGHFDLFHASRRLWKNELENVRLTTVEKEKLVINRGKDTPGYLAPLLYFDFLQNKNPTGIFSVLRHNETDVLSLISLYIHLSKKLLANYNLKNPNEQFEIARWLDTLGEKQSASHKYKAIATSEDEHSDKAKFNLAMIYKREKNVKKAIDLWKQLVESNDMSLQIQAAVELAKVYEHQFKEIDIALEYARLAYNITSDKDEYKKNKKAELLKRISRLEKKGK, encoded by the coding sequence TTGTTACAAGTAGTATTATTTATGTCTATTAAAAACAAACTTAATTTATATAAGAAACACCTTGTCAACGAAAGTGAGAAGAATAGCCAAAGTTCAAAGACAGACGATCATACTATACCATTTCTTGAACAATGGACTTCTTTTTCGGCAAATCCATATTTTTTTGATGATCAATACTGTCTTATCAGAGAAGTTTCATATCCAATAGGGTATAAACATGGTCAACACTCGTTTGCTGAGCTCCATGAGGTAATTGAGATGTGGCAAAGTCATCACATTCAACACCCTCTTTCAGCAAAAAATAAGCAACCACATGATTTGTTCTTTTTTGATACTGAAACAACTGGATTAGGTGGTGGAGTAGGAAATACGATATTTTTGTTAGGATATGCTAGAGTGTTTCAGGACGAGGTAAAAATAAGACAACATTTTTTGCCTGCTCCTGGAAATGAAGTAGCTCTTTATCAAAGCTTTCTTACAAATGTAGATTATACTACATTAGTAACATATAACGGTAAAGCGTTTGATTGGCCACAGGTGAAGACACGACATACATTAATTAAGGAGTCTGTTCCTAAATTACCAGAGTTCGGCCATTTTGATTTATTTCATGCATCTCGAAGGTTGTGGAAGAATGAATTGGAAAACGTAAGGTTAACTACAGTGGAAAAAGAAAAGCTTGTGATTAACCGAGGGAAAGATACTCCTGGATATTTAGCACCTTTGCTGTACTTTGATTTTTTGCAAAATAAAAACCCAACAGGGATTTTCTCTGTGCTACGCCATAATGAAACAGATGTCCTTTCTTTAATCTCATTATATATACACCTCTCAAAAAAATTATTAGCTAATTACAATTTGAAAAACCCCAACGAACAGTTTGAAATTGCCCGTTGGTTAGATACTCTTGGGGAAAAGCAAAGCGCTAGTCATAAATATAAAGCCATTGCTACTAGTGAAGATGAGCATTCTGATAAAGCTAAGTTCAATTTAGCCATGATATATAAAAGAGAAAAGAATGTAAAAAAAGCAATCGACTTGTGGAAACAGCTAGTCGAATCAAATGATATGTCGTTACAAATACAAGCTGCTGTTGAATTAGCAAAAGTGTATGAGCATCAATTTAAAGAAATTGACATAGCATTAGAATATGCGAGGCTTGCCTATAACATCACTAGTGACAAGGACGAGTATAAAAAAAACAAGAAAGCTGAATTACTAAAGCGTATTAGCAGGCTCGAAAAGAAGGGGAAATAA
- a CDS encoding DEAD/DEAH box helicase gives MNKKSLSDIIDELKVNDNIIHWHEVEPEKAKTMSIPDNVDSRIKTALHNRGVNSLYTHQCTAYEAVQDGQNIVTVTPTASGKTLCYNLPVLQAVAQDEMNRALYIFPTKALAQDQKSELNEIISEMGIDIKSFTYDGDTSPTIRQKVKKAGHIVITNPDMLHSAILPHHTKWVSLFENLKYIVIDELHTYRGVFGSHVANVIRRLKRICNFYGSDPIFICTSATIANPKELAERLTESTMTLIDDNGAPSGRKHFVFYNPPVVNKPLNIRKSATVEVNDLAQRFLKNHIQTIVFARSRVRVEILLSHIQQLVQKELGSKSIRGYRGGYLPKQRREIEQGLRNGNIMGVVSTNALELGVDIGQLQVCVMTGYPGSIASTWQQAGRAGRRHSEALIIMVANSTPIDQYIVNNPNYFFEKSPESARINPENLIILVDHLKCAAYELPFRENEQFGKQDVMEIMEYLVDESVLYRNGEKFYWANQSFPASNISLRSASQENVVIIDQSNIADVKIIGEMDRFSAMTLLHDEAIYIHEGIQHQVEKLDWEHKKAYVKKVDVEYYTDANLAIQLKVLEIDQTKNRKTTTMNYGDVTINARPTIFKKIKLSSFENVGSGPIQLPEEELHTSATWLEIQKVENNEDEKALEQILLGIRNVFSHIIPIHVMCDRNDLHVVSQIKATHTGKPTIFICDHYPGGIGLAEEVYKSQDLIIKASRNLILRCPCEEGCPSCIGIEIGGNDRKRAVLNMLEQF, from the coding sequence GTGAATAAAAAGTCGCTGTCCGACATTATTGACGAACTTAAAGTAAATGATAATATTATACATTGGCATGAGGTAGAGCCAGAGAAAGCAAAAACAATGAGTATACCTGACAATGTTGACTCCAGAATTAAAACAGCTTTACATAATAGGGGTGTAAACTCATTATATACACATCAATGTACGGCATATGAAGCAGTTCAAGATGGACAGAATATTGTAACGGTGACCCCAACTGCATCTGGAAAGACATTATGCTATAATCTTCCAGTTCTTCAAGCTGTTGCACAAGATGAAATGAACCGCGCATTATATATTTTCCCTACTAAAGCGTTAGCGCAAGATCAAAAGAGTGAATTAAATGAGATCATTTCAGAAATGGGGATTGATATAAAAAGTTTTACTTATGATGGTGACACCTCGCCGACGATTAGACAAAAAGTAAAAAAAGCTGGACATATTGTCATCACCAACCCTGACATGTTACATTCAGCTATACTTCCTCATCATACAAAATGGGTTAGTCTCTTTGAAAACTTAAAATATATCGTAATTGATGAATTACACACATATCGCGGTGTGTTTGGAAGTCATGTCGCGAATGTCATACGCAGGCTTAAAAGAATTTGCAATTTTTATGGTAGTGATCCGATCTTTATTTGTACTTCAGCGACTATAGCAAATCCTAAGGAATTAGCTGAAAGGTTAACAGAAAGCACAATGACCTTAATTGATGACAACGGTGCACCTAGTGGCAGGAAGCATTTTGTTTTTTATAATCCGCCTGTTGTAAATAAACCTTTAAACATTAGAAAAAGTGCAACGGTTGAAGTCAATGATCTTGCACAAAGATTTTTAAAAAATCATATTCAAACAATTGTTTTTGCAAGAAGTAGAGTACGTGTTGAGATTTTATTAAGTCATATTCAACAACTAGTACAAAAAGAACTCGGTTCAAAATCTATTAGAGGATATAGAGGCGGTTATTTACCGAAGCAACGAAGAGAAATTGAGCAAGGTCTACGCAATGGGAACATAATGGGTGTAGTGAGTACGAATGCTTTGGAATTGGGGGTCGATATTGGGCAGTTACAAGTGTGTGTCATGACAGGATATCCTGGAAGTATTGCAAGTACGTGGCAGCAAGCTGGACGTGCAGGTCGTCGTCACAGTGAAGCACTTATTATTATGGTAGCTAACTCTACTCCAATTGATCAATATATTGTGAACAACCCAAACTACTTCTTTGAAAAATCACCAGAATCTGCAAGAATCAATCCAGAAAATTTAATTATACTAGTTGACCATCTAAAATGTGCAGCTTATGAATTACCCTTTAGAGAGAATGAACAATTTGGGAAACAAGATGTGATGGAAATAATGGAATATTTAGTCGATGAAAGCGTGTTGTATCGTAATGGTGAGAAATTTTATTGGGCGAATCAATCCTTTCCAGCAAGCAATATTAGTCTGAGGTCGGCATCACAAGAGAATGTCGTTATTATCGATCAATCAAATATTGCCGATGTTAAAATCATTGGCGAAATGGATCGTTTTAGCGCTATGACTCTTTTACATGACGAAGCGATTTATATACATGAAGGGATCCAACATCAGGTAGAAAAACTAGACTGGGAACATAAGAAAGCGTACGTAAAGAAAGTGGATGTAGAATATTACACTGACGCTAATTTAGCTATACAATTAAAAGTATTGGAAATAGATCAAACAAAGAATAGAAAAACAACTACAATGAATTATGGAGATGTAACAATTAATGCTCGACCTACGATATTTAAGAAAATTAAATTGTCTTCATTTGAGAATGTAGGCTCTGGCCCAATTCAATTACCCGAAGAAGAATTACATACGAGTGCTACATGGCTTGAAATCCAAAAAGTTGAAAATAACGAAGATGAAAAAGCGTTAGAGCAAATTTTACTTGGGATTAGAAATGTATTTAGCCATATTATACCTATCCACGTCATGTGTGATCGTAATGATCTCCATGTAGTATCACAAATTAAAGCCACACATACAGGAAAACCAACAATCTTTATTTGTGATCATTACCCAGGGGGAATAGGATTAGCAGAAGAGGTCTATAAAAGTCAGGACTTAATCATTAAAGCATCGAGAAACCTAATATTACGTTGTCCTTGTGAGGAAGGTTGTCCATCCTGTATTGGTATCGAAATAGGAGGTAACGACCGCAAGAGAGCGGTGCTTAACATGCTAGAACAATTTTAA
- a CDS encoding Crp/Fnr family transcriptional regulator → MNKQTIEDVLRNVPLFKELINTELKEIVNIAITRTYQKGTHIFMHEDPLDYVYFIHTGKVKIYKNDIQGKEQIVSVLSDGDMFPHVGFFRKGNYPASSFAVESTAVVAISISNFEQLLLQHPEVCIKLFRVMGEKIIDLQKRLEEQILNNTYEQIVKLLLRLSETHGTEVDNHTRVLSTQFTNKELANMIGTTRETISRTITKLKKQGYITVNCDGNLVIDVSKFESEIL, encoded by the coding sequence ATGAATAAACAAACTATTGAAGACGTTTTAAGAAATGTACCTTTATTTAAAGAACTTATAAATACTGAATTAAAGGAAATTGTAAATATTGCAATCACCAGAACGTACCAAAAAGGGACTCATATTTTCATGCATGAAGACCCGTTAGATTATGTGTATTTTATACATACTGGTAAGGTAAAGATATATAAAAATGATATTCAAGGGAAAGAACAGATTGTATCTGTATTAAGTGATGGAGATATGTTTCCACACGTAGGTTTTTTTAGAAAAGGCAATTATCCAGCTTCGTCATTCGCTGTCGAAAGTACTGCTGTTGTAGCAATTTCTATCTCTAATTTTGAACAATTACTTTTACAACATCCAGAAGTTTGTATTAAACTATTTAGAGTGATGGGTGAAAAAATTATCGATTTACAAAAGAGACTTGAAGAACAAATTTTAAATAATACATATGAACAAATCGTTAAGCTGTTATTAAGACTTTCAGAAACTCACGGAACGGAAGTTGATAACCATACTAGAGTGCTGTCGACCCAATTCACCAATAAGGAACTAGCTAATATGATTGGTACGACTAGGGAAACAATAAGTAGAACGATCACAAAGCTTAAAAAACAAGGATATATTACAGTGAATTGCGATGGCAACCTTGTTATTGATGTAAGCAAGTTCGAATCAGAAATCTTGTGA
- the hcp gene encoding hydroxylamine reductase, giving the protein MFCYQCEQTPSGGCKVVGVCGKDETIASLQDTIVFGLKGIAAYRTHANQLGYTDPFVDATTHEALYMTLTNSNFNVEEHIDMAMKVGQAAVRIMDVLDKAHTERLGIPQPITVSQNKIEGKCIVVTGHNLFALQELLEQTKGKGINIYTHSEMLPAHGYPELKKYQHLKGNIGKAWYDQRRLFEKFPGAILATTNCVMPIKGTYADRMYSYEVAGLENVQKIENDDFTPLINRALQLPDANIESEQTLVTGFHHETVLGLAPEVIQAVKDGKIKRFFVIAGCDAPGKGGEYYRELATSLPPETVILTTSCGKFRFNDVDYGTVPGTEIPRYIDLGQCNNSGSTVKIALALADAFECEVNDLPISIVLSWFEQKAVAILLGLFSLGIKDIRIGPKPPEFISEGVLNVLQETFNLQLIDNAQDDMEQMLSLTI; this is encoded by the coding sequence ATGTTTTGTTATCAATGTGAACAAACTCCATCAGGAGGGTGTAAAGTGGTTGGTGTATGTGGAAAGGATGAAACGATCGCAAGCTTACAAGATACAATCGTATTTGGTTTAAAGGGCATCGCTGCATACAGGACACATGCTAATCAACTTGGATATACCGATCCATTTGTTGATGCAACGACTCATGAAGCACTTTATATGACGTTAACGAATTCAAATTTTAATGTTGAAGAACATATTGATATGGCAATGAAGGTAGGGCAAGCAGCAGTTCGTATCATGGACGTACTTGATAAAGCTCATACTGAACGTTTAGGTATACCCCAGCCAATAACAGTTTCTCAAAATAAAATTGAAGGAAAGTGTATCGTAGTAACTGGTCATAATTTATTTGCTTTGCAAGAGTTGCTTGAGCAAACAAAAGGGAAAGGGATAAACATTTATACTCACTCAGAAATGCTCCCTGCACATGGTTATCCAGAATTAAAAAAATATCAGCATTTAAAAGGGAATATAGGAAAAGCATGGTATGACCAACGTAGATTATTTGAAAAGTTTCCTGGTGCTATTTTAGCAACCACAAACTGTGTAATGCCGATTAAGGGCACGTATGCAGATCGAATGTATTCATATGAAGTAGCTGGCTTGGAAAATGTTCAAAAAATAGAGAATGATGATTTCACTCCTTTAATAAATAGAGCACTCCAATTACCAGATGCAAACATTGAATCAGAACAAACATTAGTAACCGGCTTCCATCATGAAACAGTATTAGGCTTGGCACCTGAAGTTATCCAAGCAGTTAAGGATGGCAAAATTAAAAGGTTTTTTGTTATAGCTGGATGCGATGCTCCAGGAAAAGGTGGAGAGTACTACCGAGAGCTAGCTACATCTTTGCCACCAGAAACAGTTATCTTAACTACATCTTGTGGGAAGTTTCGTTTTAATGATGTAGACTATGGCACGGTACCAGGGACAGAAATTCCTCGCTATATTGATTTAGGTCAATGTAATAATTCAGGCTCAACGGTAAAAATAGCACTTGCTTTAGCTGATGCTTTTGAATGTGAAGTAAATGATTTACCAATCAGTATTGTTCTTTCTTGGTTCGAGCAAAAAGCCGTAGCAATTTTACTTGGTTTATTTAGTTTAGGCATTAAAGATATTCGCATTGGGCCTAAGCCACCAGAGTTTATTTCTGAGGGAGTCCTGAACGTTTTACAAGAAACATTCAACCTCCAATTAATTGATAATGCGCAGGACGATATGGAACAAATGTTATCCTTAACTATTTAG
- a CDS encoding Hsp20/alpha crystallin family protein, translated as MSSDNNKLSKNLENEFNGLIKSMNEFISENPFKRIFESLDDLLREPLFIQQIPIRTFETDKEYVINAELPGVKREQISLEFFEHYVTISLNNSEIIEETNDKQQTYQKMHTFQQASRTVHVPYKIPEQNVTATFRDGLLDIRIPRQQRKRISIQE; from the coding sequence GTGAGTTCAGACAATAATAAATTATCTAAAAATCTAGAGAACGAATTCAATGGCTTAATCAAATCGATGAATGAATTCATTAGTGAAAATCCTTTTAAACGGATATTTGAGTCTCTTGATGACCTACTTAGAGAGCCCCTCTTCATTCAACAAATACCTATACGAACATTTGAAACAGATAAAGAGTATGTTATTAATGCAGAATTACCTGGTGTTAAGCGAGAGCAAATAAGCCTTGAATTCTTCGAACATTATGTAACGATCTCACTTAATAACAGCGAAATAATTGAAGAGACAAATGATAAACAACAAACATACCAAAAAATGCATACATTCCAACAGGCTTCAAGAACCGTTCACGTTCCCTACAAAATCCCAGAGCAAAACGTAACGGCAACATTTAGGGACGGCCTACTAGATATACGTATTCCACGCCAACAGCGCAAGCGGATATCCATTCAGGAATAG
- a CDS encoding sigma-G-dependent sporulation-specific acid-soluble spore protein CsgA, with the protein MDKTLRYLQETLSNYLDKHNISEQIYEKLLAKTYRSEGDFVKELNEEEISFLDEVLPDEIIYALDEQDFKRVEQLNEVYELLY; encoded by the coding sequence ATGGATAAGACATTAAGATATTTACAAGAAACATTATCAAACTATTTAGATAAACACAATATATCGGAACAAATATATGAAAAACTTCTTGCAAAAACGTATCGCAGTGAAGGGGATTTTGTTAAAGAATTAAATGAAGAAGAAATATCATTTTTAGATGAGGTTTTACCTGATGAAATAATATATGCTTTAGATGAACAAGATTTCAAACGTGTAGAGCAATTGAATGAGGTTTATGAGTTGCTGTATTAG
- a CDS encoding YppG family protein, producing the protein MSVMHQRNNRYPFPPVWRPPFPRPPFSQGPFVPFQPTSPIPPTTPFAPFSISPGIPAAPVTPFRPRPRPRPNTFQPYPTPYPLQQPNMQQPQPGFGSIMNHFKKDDGSYDYSKMMNTAGQMMGAMNQFNSAFKGFSSLINL; encoded by the coding sequence ATGAGTGTGATGCATCAAAGAAACAATAGGTACCCATTCCCGCCAGTTTGGCGACCACCATTTCCACGACCACCATTTTCGCAAGGGCCTTTTGTACCTTTTCAACCTACTAGTCCAATTCCACCTACGACACCATTTGCACCATTTTCAATTTCACCAGGAATTCCTGCCGCTCCTGTAACACCGTTTCGGCCAAGGCCAAGACCAAGACCAAATACGTTTCAGCCGTATCCAACACCATACCCATTACAACAACCTAATATGCAGCAACCTCAGCCTGGTTTCGGATCTATCATGAATCATTTCAAAAAAGATGACGGTTCTTATGACTATAGTAAGATGATGAATACAGCAGGACAAATGATGGGGGCGATGAATCAGTTTAATTCTGCTTTTAAAGGTTTTTCATCATTAATAAATCTATGA
- a CDS encoding FxLYD domain-containing protein, translating to MKKLSALLVFMSVLLLFMGCSNDEKLSGASGGSASPAEDSNTEEVEETSGVSVVEVEEEEAEVENVSLEIVQDNGIAWVDSIGTIWLHSAAIYENTGEVPIKIGETQMNFKDQEGGILGTATWIYAVPNVVLPGEKAFVSESAIIDGITDASLYKETTYNFEFNETTEDPNLMEVSAIKGVKGDEWTPYRVTGLVKNTKDEKQESISVAGALYAEDGTLLGILNDYIDVGLNPGNEAGFELLYPDIPIEFADQVATIEVMAYGWND from the coding sequence ATGAAGAAGTTAAGTGCTTTACTTGTATTCATGTCTGTATTATTGCTATTTATGGGATGTTCTAATGATGAAAAATTATCAGGAGCGAGCGGAGGTTCGGCTTCACCGGCAGAAGATAGCAATACAGAAGAAGTTGAAGAAACTTCTGGAGTTAGTGTAGTTGAAGTTGAAGAAGAAGAAGCTGAAGTAGAAAATGTGAGTCTGGAAATTGTTCAAGATAACGGTATAGCTTGGGTTGATTCAATAGGTACTATTTGGTTACATTCTGCAGCAATTTATGAAAACACAGGTGAAGTACCTATTAAGATTGGTGAAACACAAATGAATTTTAAAGATCAGGAGGGAGGAATTTTAGGTACAGCAACGTGGATATATGCAGTACCAAATGTAGTTTTACCTGGTGAAAAAGCATTTGTTTCAGAAAGTGCAATTATTGATGGTATTACTGATGCTAGTCTATACAAAGAAACTACATATAATTTTGAGTTTAACGAAACAACTGAAGATCCTAATTTAATGGAAGTATCAGCGATTAAAGGGGTAAAAGGCGATGAATGGACCCCATATAGAGTAACAGGCTTAGTGAAGAATACGAAGGACGAAAAACAAGAAAGTATAAGTGTCGCAGGTGCTTTATATGCAGAGGATGGAACATTATTAGGTATTTTAAATGATTATATTGATGTTGGTTTAAATCCAGGAAATGAAGCAGGATTTGAATTATTATATCCAGATATTCCGATTGAATTTGCTGATCAAGTAGCTACAATTGAAGTGATGGCATATGGTTGGAATGATTAA
- a CDS encoding response regulator produces the protein MLKVMIVEDEQPTLDLMHLLISQQPQLTVAGSFTSPIEALAMFADIRPDVVFLDVEMPEMNGIQMAEKIVQIDKDIQIVFTTAYEHYAVHAFKVYAVDYLVKFVTSEDINRVTSRLLKNHLDKTKLAQIDLKTKTSIQCLGKFEVRGEGGTVVKWPTRKTEELFAYFLVHPNQVINKWKLMDMFWTKNATVNLHTTISRMKKVLKENNMKLQIRNLNDGYILDVEAEYCDLLTFKAYFVHYDKVNKDNLKISERTFQVYKGHLFEMKDYLWVLGVEEELSGMYEKLTRELASFFIQEGNINRSEEVVKTFLTLYPLHEEMTIFLLNIYASNLIYEKRLKEYYKNYVKLLREELGVEPSNEVKQFIQN, from the coding sequence ATGCTTAAAGTTATGATTGTGGAAGATGAACAACCAACGTTAGATTTGATGCATTTATTAATAAGTCAACAACCTCAATTAACTGTTGCTGGAAGCTTTACAAGTCCAATAGAAGCATTGGCAATGTTCGCTGACATTCGACCTGATGTGGTTTTTCTCGATGTAGAAATGCCGGAAATGAATGGCATCCAAATGGCAGAAAAAATAGTACAAATTGATAAGGACATTCAAATTGTATTTACAACAGCTTACGAACATTATGCTGTTCACGCATTTAAAGTTTATGCAGTTGACTACCTTGTAAAATTTGTTACTTCTGAAGATATTAATAGAGTGACCTCCCGTTTACTAAAAAATCATTTGGACAAAACAAAACTTGCACAAATAGACTTAAAAACGAAGACATCGATACAATGTTTAGGAAAATTTGAAGTAAGAGGTGAAGGTGGAACAGTTGTTAAATGGCCCACAAGAAAAACAGAAGAGCTATTTGCGTATTTTCTCGTCCATCCAAATCAAGTCATCAATAAGTGGAAATTGATGGACATGTTTTGGACGAAAAATGCAACTGTAAATCTCCACACGACTATTTCTAGAATGAAAAAAGTGCTAAAGGAAAATAATATGAAGCTACAAATTCGTAACTTAAACGACGGTTATATACTGGATGTCGAAGCAGAATATTGTGATCTACTAACTTTTAAAGCGTATTTTGTGCACTATGACAAGGTAAATAAAGATAATCTTAAAATTAGTGAAAGAACCTTCCAAGTATATAAAGGGCATTTATTTGAAATGAAAGATTATTTATGGGTTTTAGGGGTTGAAGAAGAGCTATCAGGAATGTATGAAAAACTAACTCGTGAATTAGCAAGTTTCTTTATTCAAGAAGGGAATATTAATCGCTCAGAAGAAGTTGTGAAAACATTTTTGACTTTATACCCTCTGCATGAAGAAATGACTATATTTCTTCTAAATATATATGCTAGCAACCTTATTTATGAAAAAAGGTTAAAAGAATACTATAAAAACTATGTCAAGTTATTAAGGGAAGAGCTCGGAGTTGAGCCTTCAAATGAAGTAAAACAGTTCATCCAAAACTAA